A window of the Anoplopoma fimbria isolate UVic2021 breed Golden Eagle Sablefish chromosome 17, Afim_UVic_2022, whole genome shotgun sequence genome harbors these coding sequences:
- the npepl1 gene encoding probable aminopeptidase NPEPL1 produces the protein MANVVLEFKASAGDSEPQTRPVLILGQQTHLQKVGWSQMKGKLQPAVSKEIWQAALSALNPNPTDSCPLYLNHAAVAALPSRVSRHNSQSSAHFVSRLVRSCLPGGNTRCIVMVCERSEVFASSCAIARAFPIFSRRSTSSRRAEKKHVTVEIVIVGQEGSSLGVAELECLSNAAHGVRMAARIVDTPCNEMNTDHFLDEIKAVGTELGITPVIIRGEELKQRGFGGIYGVGRAAEHPPALAVLSHKPEGATQTIAWVGKGIVYDTGGLSIKGKTSMPGMKRDCGGAAAILGAFSATIKQGFKDNLHAVFCLAENAVGPTATRPDDIHTLYSGKTVEINNTDAEGRLVLADGVVYASKDLSADIILDMATLTGAQGISTGKYHAAVMTNNEKWEVACVRAGRSSGDLAHPLVYCPELHFSEFTSAMADMKNSVADRENAQSSCAGLFIGSHLGFDWPGVWVHVDIASPVHVGERATGFGVALLMALFGQASDDSMLNQVSPLGAATNMSEDQMERDCKRRRLV, from the exons ATGGCGAACGTGGTGCTGGAGTTCAAGGCTTCTGCCGGTGACTCCGAGCCGCAGACTCGTCCTGTCCTGATCCTCGGACAGCAGACCCACCTGCAAAAAGTCGGATGGAGCCAAATGAAAGGGAAGCTGCAGCCTGCTGTTAGCAAAGAG ATCTGGCAGGCAGCTCTCAGTGCATTGAACCCAAACCCCACGGACAGCTGCCCACTGTACCTCAACCATGCCGCGGTGGCCGCTCTTCCTTCACGGGTCAGCAGGCACAACAGCCAGTCTTCTGCCCACTTTGTGTCCCGTCTGGTCCGTTCCTGCCTTCCTGGAGGGAACACCCGCTGCATTGTG ATGGTGTGTGAGCGTTCAGAAGTATTTGCGTCCTCCTGTGCCATCGCCAGGGCTTTCCCCATCTTCTCTCGCCGCTCCACATCTTCACGCAGGGCTGAGAAGAAACACGTCACAGTGGAGATTGTGATTGTCGGGCAAGAAGGCAGTTCTCTTGGTGTCGCAGAACTTGAG TGTCTCTCCAACGCTGCTCATGGGGTGCGGATGGCAGCCCGGATTGTGGACACACCATGCAACGAGATGAATACCGATCACTTCCTAGAT GAGATTAAGGCTGTGGGAACTGAACTTGGAATAACTCCAGTGATCATTCGTGGAGAGGAGCTAAAGCAGAGAGGATTTGGAG GTATTTATGGAGTTGGCAGGGCAGCCGAGCATCCTCCTGCGTTAGCAGTCCTGAGCCACAAACCAGAGGGTGCAACCCAAACCATTGCATGGGTCGGCAAGGGCATCGTGTATGACACTGGAGGACTGAGCATCAAGGGAAAG acCTCAATGCCAGGGATGAAGAGAGACTGTGGTGGAGCTGCTGCCATTTTGGGAGCTTTCAGTGCTACTATTAAACAG GGCTTTAAGGATAACCTCCATGCAGTGTTTTGCCTGGCAGAGAATGCAGTTGGGCCCACAGCCACACGACCTGATGATATCCACACTCTCTACTCTGGAAA GACTGTGGAGATCAATAACACTGATGCAGAGGGCAGGCTGGTGCTGGCTGATGGAGTGGTGTACGCCAGCAAAGACCTGTCAGCTGATATTATTCTGGACATGGCCACACTGACAGGGGCACAG GGGATCTCAACAGGGAAGTACCATGCAGCTGTGATGACTAACAATGAGAAGTGGGAGGTTGCATGTGTGCGCGCCGGCCGCAGCAGCGGAGATCTGGCTCACCCTCTGGTCTACTGCCCCGAGCTGCACTTCAGCGAGTTCACCTCTGCCATGGCGGACATGAAGAACTCTGTGGCA GACCGAGAGAACGCCCAGAGCTCCTGTGCTGGCCTCTTTATTGGTTCCCACTTGGGCTTTGATTGGCCTGGTGTCTGGGTCCATGTTGACATCGCCTCTCCTGTTCATGTT GGAGAGCGTGCCACAGGATTTGGCGTTGCTTTGCTAATGGCCCTGTTTGGTCAGGCATCAGATGACTCCATGCTGAACCAAGTGTCTCCTCTGGGTGCAGCCACCAACATGTCTGAAGACCAGATGGAGCGTGACTGCAAGAGACGGAGACTGGTGTAG